DNA sequence from the Leptospirillum ferrooxidans C2-3 genome:
TATCTCCGACATTGGGCGTGCCTTCCCAGTAATATTCAACCTGTGTTTTGACTTTTTCTCGCAAAAGCTCGGGACTTTTGACCCAACCGTAATGATAAATATGCCCTTCGGCATATTCCCATAAGTGCCTTTCTTTTTTTCCGATATAGAGATTGTCGCTGGCTCTGGCAAACCCGACCGCATCACCCACCGAAATCACAGATCCCCCCGGGCGAACAATTCTCATGGCCCTTCTGTATGCCCAAGGATCAATCGATTGATAGTCTCCCAGAAAATGCTTGTACCTCGACATCAGACCAAGAATAGTCTTTTTATCCTTATATTGGGCCATCGATCTCAGCAAACCTTCATAATCTTTTTCATGCAAGACCTCATCTGCCTGAAGATAAAATGCCCAGTCGGCATCCTTTCGGCAATGCTCAAGAGCGATATTGGTTTGCTGTGCATAGATAAGTCCGTCTTTTCTCATTGCCTGATCCCAGACGGACTCAATCACCTTTATCTTGGGGTCTCTAATGGAACGGATCTGCTCCAGTGTGTTGTCTTCTGAATCCCCAACGTTGATCACCATTTCATCGACGATCGGAAGGATCGATCGAATGGACT
Encoded proteins:
- a CDS encoding glycosyltransferase → MKVRKMIVSGFTFCRNVSKLDYPFLESIRSILPIVDEMVINVGDSEDNTLEQIRSIRDPKIKVIESVWDQAMRKDGLIYAQQTNIALEHCRKDADWAFYLQADEVLHEKDYEGLLRSMAQYKDKKTILGLMSRYKHFLGDYQSIDPWAYRRAMRIVRPGGSVISVGDAVGFARASDNLYIGKKERHLWEYAEGHIYHYGWVKSPELLREKVKTQVEYYWEGTPNVGDKEVLASKKFIPERYFILKDFDGTHPAVMKERISQFPAFPPRKNRWLNPDFYRYVLRHGFKG